One segment of Candidatus Hydrogenedentota bacterium DNA contains the following:
- a CDS encoding SDR family NAD(P)-dependent oxidoreductase, with amino-acid sequence MPSKEAIQAWLIEHVAAELGVDRSAIKPSAAFDDLGMASRDAVTISGDLEDWLGKKLSPTLLWEYPSIAQLAAHLAGENQAAALDAPPAVGVSNEPVAIIGMGIRAPGAASVNAFWSLLTNGTDAISEVPADRWKIDDYFDANPGAPGKMYTRRGGFLDRVDTFDADFFGISPREAARMDPQQRLLMETAWEALEDAGVPPTSLAGSQTGVFVGISSSDYSSLQLGDANRVDAYAGTGNAHSLAPNRISYFLDLRGPSIAVDTACSSSLVAVHQAVTSLRKGESSLALAGGVNVILSPEVNMVFSHARMMAPDGLCKTFDASADGYVRGEGCGVVVLKRLSEAIADGDAIHAVIRGSAVNHDGRSNGITAPNQLAQQDVIRRALADAGVSHRDVGYVEAHGTGTSLGDPIEVDALKAVLLPERAANEPCVLGSVKTNIGHLEAAAGIAGLIKTALVLERGTIPAHLHLKQINPLIEIEGTPLRIATQTEQWETSKRKRVAGVSSFGFGGANAHVVLEAPPATAPKPESQAERPLHALALSAQTDDALTTLAGRYADAIDSAPLADFCYSANTGRAHLAKRVAIIAGTTGEAVNTLREFAENGSAKSAVVGEAKPNTETRLAFLFTGQGAQFPQMGRGLYEASPVFRRVMNECDEVLRPRLEVPLLKAIYPEEGSATPLDETAYTQPALFAIEYALAGLWKSWGITPSIVMGHSVGEYVAACVAGVFSFEDGLNLIAERARLMGSMPPGGTMAAVLTDRDTVAAGLVSRTGVVAIAGINGPANTVVSGPEQEVDALLAEFKERGVKSIKLNVSHAFHSPLMDPMLDAFEQFASTIAFKSPQIPVVSNLYGGVPDDANAFTANYWRNHLREAVQFLDGIKSITGLGFNTFLEVGPQATLSGMGARCVAKDAAVWLPSLAKGQDDWQVILRSLQSLYVAGAKIDWKGFDAPYVRSRISLPTYPFAKQRHWLDNSATTRKAPAPTAASAQTVSASRVSDWLYQVKWIQKNNATQPGAMPSRWLILADKSGAGDALAQRVRARGGSAIIVRAADSYEAAAADDISLDPMNGADFDRLWNEIGRTCDRIVHLWSLDAPNIDDATLQSLHHAHALGCGAMLHLVQSISESGERDGHFASRSQRLLWCVTRGAQSIEALNGGVAAAQAPLWGFGRSVALEHARLWGGLVDLDPHAGDSSADLLLRELDAPDGEDQIGFRSGRRFAARLAKNNGTTGNGKGAAIQCRPDATYVVTGGLGGLGLHVAKWLGGRGAKHVVLFGRTPLPPREEWNTVSDTAIRERIDTVVALEADGVEVRCASVDVTDEMQVRDFLAAYDRSGLPPIRGVVHAAGVIDDHAVTNLSMDSLTAVMRPKVDGTMLLHRHFDANGNGAANRLDFFVLFSSVAAVMGAPGQANYAAGNAFMDALAHHRRAHGQPALCINWGPWAETGMAARTQLVHRWAAQGIDSLQPSEGIAVLDSLMSSGESHIGVLHADWDRIGNRIPMFAESPMFSELINGHAKSPAAAAPKAPAKPAANDVEAIEAYLRRQVAQVLSRNEDSIAIDRNFGELGVDSIMMMEIVNSIERDLGVRLFPKELFDRPTIADLAPYLVHEVAQLDHRADAQPAQTTARSTAARLRPRLRRIGPAVKNKPAVFLLSAPRSGSTLLRVMLAGHPQLFSPPEFHLLQYNTMREWHNGLGTSFLGEGLPRAWMELRGFTAEQAKAHVDEYVRNDVPVEKVYADMQELVAPRLLVDKSPSYGEGADILDHAERIFDGAKYIHLVRHPYSVIESFIRNRFDRLMMDGEADPMAAGEDVWTAHNANISDFLENIDSDRKYVVKYEDIVAKPEESMKAMCAFLGIPFDPAVLTPYEGDRMTDGVHATSMHIGDPNFKKHDGIDASLGDVWKRTRLPRKLGGFARRVAAELEYPLPVEVPGSVNAEVGLSATVPHVVAIQPKGDRPPFFCCAPAGGMTFMYFHLPRYMGENQPIYGLQDPALNPAIDPLPTMELLCAEQVKAIRSIQPSGPYYIGGWSFGGAVAFETAQQLIAAGEDVAFLGIIDTEARIEKHRARTAGEWLRYLWGQLKMSVKVVGHWPPYARDFIYIILPSKLKNRKKSADEPSLWEYFSFAFADVIRHTLVKKADMAQIATRNNRVLLIKQPKTRRTVRVLKANLKALLAYKLQPYRGRITLLRAEDQSIMHKLHEDWTLGWGDLAEGGIDIVEVPGNHAVLMNPPYVEHVAKVLREGMDKAIAERGGPAPDEEA; translated from the coding sequence TTGCCGAGTAAGGAAGCTATACAGGCGTGGCTCATCGAGCACGTCGCCGCAGAGTTGGGGGTCGACCGCAGTGCGATCAAACCGTCGGCAGCGTTCGACGATCTCGGGATGGCGTCGCGCGACGCCGTGACGATTTCCGGCGATCTCGAAGATTGGCTCGGCAAGAAGCTGTCGCCGACGCTCCTGTGGGAGTATCCGTCCATTGCGCAACTTGCCGCGCATCTTGCGGGCGAGAATCAGGCGGCTGCTCTTGACGCACCTCCGGCCGTTGGCGTGTCGAATGAACCCGTCGCCATTATCGGCATGGGAATCCGTGCGCCCGGCGCCGCTTCAGTAAACGCGTTCTGGTCCTTGTTGACGAATGGCACAGACGCAATCTCGGAAGTGCCCGCTGACCGCTGGAAGATCGACGACTATTTCGATGCAAACCCCGGCGCGCCGGGGAAAATGTACACGCGCCGCGGCGGGTTCCTCGATCGTGTCGATACGTTCGACGCCGATTTCTTCGGCATATCGCCGCGCGAGGCCGCGCGCATGGACCCGCAGCAGCGCCTGCTCATGGAGACCGCGTGGGAAGCGCTCGAGGACGCGGGCGTGCCACCAACGTCGCTCGCGGGATCGCAAACAGGCGTATTCGTCGGCATCAGTTCGAGTGACTACTCGAGTCTGCAACTCGGCGACGCCAACCGCGTCGATGCGTACGCAGGCACCGGCAACGCGCACAGCCTCGCGCCAAACCGCATTTCCTATTTCCTTGACTTGCGCGGGCCGAGCATCGCCGTCGATACCGCGTGCTCGTCGTCCCTCGTCGCGGTGCATCAAGCCGTGACAAGCCTGCGTAAGGGTGAAAGCTCGCTCGCACTCGCAGGCGGCGTCAACGTGATTCTCTCGCCCGAAGTGAATATGGTGTTTTCGCATGCGCGCATGATGGCGCCGGATGGACTGTGCAAGACGTTCGACGCATCCGCCGACGGTTATGTGCGCGGCGAAGGCTGCGGCGTCGTCGTGCTAAAACGGTTGTCCGAGGCGATTGCCGATGGCGACGCGATCCATGCGGTCATTCGCGGCTCCGCGGTGAATCACGATGGCCGCAGCAATGGAATTACGGCGCCAAACCAACTCGCGCAACAGGACGTTATCCGGCGCGCACTCGCCGATGCGGGCGTCTCGCATCGCGACGTCGGCTATGTCGAGGCGCACGGCACCGGCACATCGCTGGGTGACCCAATCGAGGTGGATGCGCTGAAAGCGGTCCTGCTGCCCGAACGCGCGGCAAACGAGCCTTGCGTGCTTGGCTCGGTCAAAACGAACATTGGACATCTCGAGGCGGCCGCCGGTATTGCCGGTCTAATCAAAACGGCCTTGGTGTTGGAACGTGGTACGATTCCGGCCCACCTCCACCTAAAGCAGATCAACCCCCTTATCGAAATAGAAGGCACGCCCCTGCGCATCGCGACGCAGACGGAGCAGTGGGAAACGTCGAAGCGCAAGCGCGTTGCCGGTGTGAGTTCGTTCGGTTTCGGCGGAGCGAATGCGCACGTCGTTCTCGAAGCGCCGCCTGCAACCGCGCCAAAGCCCGAGTCGCAGGCTGAGCGCCCACTGCACGCACTCGCGCTGTCCGCGCAGACCGACGACGCATTGACGACGCTCGCGGGACGGTATGCGGATGCGATCGATTCGGCGCCTTTGGCCGATTTCTGCTATTCGGCGAATACGGGCCGCGCACACCTCGCAAAACGAGTTGCAATCATTGCAGGTACTACCGGCGAAGCTGTAAACACCTTACGCGAATTCGCCGAGAATGGCTCTGCTAAGTCCGCCGTCGTTGGCGAGGCGAAACCAAATACGGAAACGCGACTCGCGTTCCTCTTCACTGGGCAGGGCGCGCAGTTCCCCCAAATGGGCCGCGGACTCTACGAAGCCAGTCCCGTGTTTCGCCGTGTCATGAACGAGTGCGACGAAGTGTTGCGCCCGAGGCTCGAAGTCCCTCTCTTGAAGGCAATATATCCCGAAGAAGGCTCTGCGACGCCGCTTGACGAAACCGCATACACACAGCCCGCGCTGTTTGCGATTGAATACGCGCTCGCGGGACTGTGGAAGTCGTGGGGCATCACGCCCTCGATCGTGATGGGGCACAGCGTCGGCGAATACGTCGCGGCGTGCGTAGCAGGCGTGTTCTCGTTCGAGGATGGCCTCAACCTTATCGCCGAGCGGGCCCGTCTCATGGGGTCGATGCCACCCGGCGGCACGATGGCCGCGGTCCTCACCGATCGCGATACAGTCGCGGCGGGACTTGTCTCGCGCACTGGCGTAGTCGCGATCGCGGGCATCAACGGCCCCGCAAATACAGTTGTCTCCGGTCCGGAACAAGAAGTGGATGCGCTGCTTGCCGAATTCAAAGAGCGCGGCGTGAAATCGATCAAACTGAACGTCTCGCACGCGTTTCATTCTCCACTTATGGACCCGATGTTGGACGCGTTCGAGCAATTCGCTTCCACGATCGCGTTCAAATCGCCGCAGATACCTGTCGTCTCGAATCTCTACGGCGGCGTGCCGGACGACGCGAACGCATTCACTGCGAACTATTGGCGCAATCACCTGCGCGAAGCCGTGCAGTTCCTGGACGGCATAAAGTCAATTACAGGACTCGGATTCAACACGTTTCTCGAAGTGGGCCCGCAGGCCACGTTGTCCGGCATGGGCGCCCGCTGCGTGGCGAAGGATGCCGCGGTTTGGCTTCCGTCGCTTGCGAAGGGACAAGACGACTGGCAAGTCATCCTGCGTTCGCTGCAGTCGCTGTATGTCGCCGGGGCGAAGATCGATTGGAAAGGATTCGACGCACCGTACGTGCGTTCGCGCATTTCACTGCCGACCTATCCGTTCGCGAAGCAGCGCCACTGGCTCGATAATTCGGCGACGACACGCAAAGCGCCCGCGCCAACGGCGGCTTCTGCGCAAACAGTCAGTGCGAGTCGCGTAAGCGATTGGCTGTATCAGGTCAAGTGGATTCAGAAGAACAACGCCACCCAGCCCGGCGCAATGCCCTCGCGTTGGTTGATTCTTGCCGATAAGTCCGGAGCGGGGGACGCGTTGGCGCAACGCGTGCGTGCGCGCGGTGGGTCCGCGATTATTGTGCGGGCAGCGGACTCCTATGAGGCCGCCGCCGCGGACGACATTTCCCTCGATCCAATGAATGGCGCCGATTTTGATCGGCTTTGGAACGAAATTGGCCGTACATGCGATCGCATCGTTCACCTCTGGTCGCTCGATGCGCCCAATATTGACGACGCAACGCTGCAATCGTTGCACCATGCGCATGCGCTTGGGTGCGGCGCAATGCTCCACCTCGTCCAATCGATTTCCGAGTCCGGAGAGCGTGATGGGCATTTCGCGAGCCGTTCGCAACGTCTGCTCTGGTGCGTCACGCGCGGCGCGCAAAGCATCGAGGCGTTGAACGGCGGTGTCGCGGCGGCGCAAGCCCCGTTGTGGGGATTCGGCCGCAGTGTCGCGCTCGAACACGCGCGCCTGTGGGGCGGACTCGTCGATCTCGACCCGCATGCCGGCGATTCGTCCGCCGATTTGCTATTGCGCGAGCTTGACGCACCCGATGGCGAGGACCAGATCGGTTTCCGCTCGGGCCGGCGATTTGCCGCCCGGCTCGCGAAGAATAATGGCACAACGGGTAATGGGAAGGGCGCTGCGATTCAATGCCGGCCCGATGCGACCTACGTCGTTACCGGTGGTCTTGGCGGCCTCGGCCTGCACGTCGCAAAGTGGCTGGGCGGGCGCGGCGCGAAGCACGTCGTGCTGTTTGGCCGTACGCCATTGCCTCCGCGCGAAGAATGGAACACGGTATCGGACACCGCGATACGCGAGCGGATCGACACCGTCGTGGCCCTCGAGGCTGACGGTGTGGAGGTGCGCTGCGCGTCCGTCGATGTGACGGACGAAATGCAGGTCCGCGATTTCCTCGCCGCGTATGATCGGAGCGGCCTCCCGCCGATTCGCGGAGTCGTGCACGCGGCGGGCGTGATTGACGATCATGCCGTCACCAATCTGAGCATGGATTCGCTCACGGCCGTGATGCGGCCCAAGGTGGACGGCACGATGCTGCTGCATCGCCACTTCGACGCCAACGGAAACGGCGCGGCGAACCGGCTCGATTTCTTCGTGCTGTTCTCGTCGGTCGCCGCCGTCATGGGCGCGCCCGGCCAGGCAAACTACGCGGCGGGCAACGCTTTCATGGATGCGTTGGCGCACCATCGCCGGGCCCACGGTCAGCCGGCCCTGTGCATCAATTGGGGCCCGTGGGCCGAAACGGGCATGGCCGCGCGCACACAATTGGTCCACCGCTGGGCCGCGCAAGGCATTGACAGCCTGCAGCCTAGCGAAGGCATCGCCGTGCTCGATTCGCTTATGTCCAGCGGGGAGTCGCACATCGGCGTGTTGCACGCCGACTGGGACCGGATTGGAAACCGCATTCCAATGTTTGCGGAATCGCCGATGTTCTCCGAACTGATAAACGGTCACGCGAAATCGCCCGCTGCCGCGGCGCCGAAGGCGCCGGCAAAACCCGCGGCAAATGACGTCGAAGCGATCGAGGCGTATCTTCGTCGCCAGGTCGCGCAGGTGCTCAGTCGGAACGAAGACTCTATCGCGATCGACCGCAACTTCGGCGAGTTGGGCGTGGACTCGATCATGATGATGGAAATCGTGAACAGCATCGAACGCGATCTCGGCGTGCGCCTGTTCCCGAAGGAGCTCTTCGATCGGCCAACAATCGCCGATCTCGCGCCTTACCTCGTTCACGAAGTCGCGCAGCTTGATCACCGTGCCGACGCGCAGCCCGCGCAGACTACGGCGCGGTCCACAGCGGCGCGGTTGCGTCCGCGCCTGCGGCGCATTGGCCCGGCAGTCAAGAACAAGCCGGCGGTGTTTCTCCTGTCCGCGCCGCGTTCGGGCTCGACACTGCTTCGCGTCATGCTCGCCGGGCACCCGCAATTGTTCAGCCCGCCGGAGTTTCACCTGCTCCAGTACAACACGATGCGCGAATGGCATAACGGCCTTGGCACCTCGTTCCTTGGGGAAGGCCTGCCGCGCGCTTGGATGGAGCTGCGCGGATTCACCGCCGAACAGGCTAAGGCGCACGTCGACGAGTACGTTAGAAACGATGTGCCCGTCGAGAAGGTCTACGCCGACATGCAGGAACTCGTCGCGCCCAGGCTGCTCGTGGATAAATCGCCCTCGTACGGCGAGGGCGCCGACATTCTCGATCACGCCGAACGCATCTTCGACGGCGCGAAATACATCCATCTCGTGCGCCATCCGTATTCGGTGATCGAGTCCTTCATCCGCAACCGCTTCGATCGCCTCATGATGGACGGTGAGGCCGACCCCATGGCCGCGGGAGAGGACGTGTGGACCGCCCATAACGCAAACATCTCCGACTTCCTGGAGAATATCGATTCCGATCGCAAATACGTTGTGAAGTACGAGGACATCGTCGCGAAGCCCGAGGAATCGATGAAGGCGATGTGCGCGTTTCTCGGCATTCCCTTTGATCCGGCGGTGCTTACGCCCTACGAAGGCGACCGCATGACTGATGGCGTCCACGCGACGTCCATGCACATCGGCGATCCGAACTTTAAGAAACACGATGGCATTGACGCATCGCTGGGCGACGTATGGAAACGCACGCGGCTGCCGCGCAAACTCGGCGGGTTCGCGCGCCGCGTCGCCGCGGAACTCGAGTACCCGCTGCCCGTCGAAGTGCCCGGTTCCGTGAATGCCGAGGTCGGTCTGTCAGCGACGGTGCCGCACGTCGTTGCGATTCAGCCCAAGGGCGACCGCCCTCCGTTCTTCTGTTGCGCGCCGGCAGGCGGCATGACGTTCATGTACTTCCACCTGCCGCGCTACATGGGCGAAAACCAGCCCATCTACGGCTTGCAGGACCCCGCGCTCAACCCCGCGATCGATCCGCTGCCCACGATGGAGTTGCTCTGCGCCGAACAGGTAAAGGCGATCCGCAGCATCCAGCCCAGTGGCCCGTACTACATCGGCGGCTGGTCATTCGGTGGCGCCGTCGCATTCGAGACGGCGCAGCAGCTCATCGCCGCAGGCGAAGACGTGGCCTTCCTCGGCATCATCGACACCGAGGCGCGCATCGAGAAGCATCGCGCGCGCACCGCGGGCGAATGGCTGAGATACCTGTGGGGCCAGTTGAAAATGTCGGTGAAAGTCGTGGGCCACTGGCCGCCCTACGCGCGCGATTTCATCTACATCATCCTTCCGTCAAAACTGAAGAACCGGAAAAAATCCGCCGACGAGCCGTCGTTGTGGGAATACTTCTCGTTCGCGTTCGCGGATGTCATTCGCCACACGCTCGTGAAAAAGGCGGACATGGCGCAGATTGCCACGCGCAACAATCGCGTGCTATTGATAAAGCAACCGAAGACGCGGCGGACCGTCCGCGTGCTGAAGGCCAATTTGAAGGCTTTGCTTGCGTACAAGCTGCAGCCCTATCGTGGCCGCATCACGCTCCTGCGCGCCGAAGACCAGTCCATCATGCACAAGTTGCACGAAGACTGGACGCTTGGCTGGGGCGACCTGGCCGAAGGCGGAATCGATATTGTCGAAGTTCCGGGCAACCATGCCGTGCTGATGAACCCGCCATATGTCGAGCACGTTGCGAAAGTGCTGCGCGAAGGAATGGACAAAGCGATCGCGGAGCGCGGCGGCCCCGCGCCGGACGAAGAAGCGTAG
- a CDS encoding fatty acyl-AMP ligase, whose amino-acid sequence MTKSSAVAAWAAQSDDVERRALAAGIPIHAKTVDEFVRARAESDPSCMAYQYLDDGETEGARLTYEELDIRARAIAAHLRNHCSPGDRALLIFPPGLDYIATFLGCLYAGVVAVPVYPPDPSRLNRSLPRLKVIANDANTHVALTTSMVLPLVEMMAQQDADFAKFDWIAVDTVQDSEAANWHGPVSTTDAVAFLQYTSGSTSDPKGVMVTHGNLLYNLWDMSYYWHSEQPEASQVTWLPAYHDMGLIFGLLLPIYRKLPCYVMSPLDFLQHPARWLQAISKYRATWSVGPNFAYDLCARKVTPEQKASLDLSCWVAAANGSEPIRIETLERFVEAFRECGVSWSIFKSGYGLAEATLKVSGTRPDLETDVLTVSSAELIKHRVVVMERGAPGSRTLVSSGASHLQTRTIIVDSETGIQCKPGTVGEIWVSGPTVAKGYYNNERETERVFNARLSDTSEGPFLRTGDLGFIHNGNVYVTGRIKDVIIVDGANHYPQDIEETVEKAHAAIRPGCVISFPVDENGAENVVVVAEAGGIVDAEGAAPVFAAVRKAVARDHDLRVHKVCVITPRSITKTSSGKLQRQACKRGFLDGTLDVVAIG is encoded by the coding sequence ATGACGAAATCATCCGCGGTCGCCGCATGGGCCGCGCAGAGTGACGATGTGGAACGGCGCGCGTTGGCGGCCGGCATTCCCATACATGCCAAGACGGTCGACGAGTTTGTCCGAGCGCGCGCTGAGAGCGACCCCTCCTGTATGGCCTACCAATACCTGGACGACGGTGAGACCGAAGGCGCGCGACTGACCTACGAGGAACTCGATATTCGTGCGCGCGCAATCGCCGCGCACTTGCGGAATCATTGTTCTCCCGGCGATCGCGCGTTACTGATTTTTCCGCCGGGGCTCGATTACATCGCGACTTTTCTCGGCTGTCTCTACGCGGGGGTCGTTGCCGTTCCGGTGTATCCACCGGACCCAAGCCGGTTGAATCGCAGTTTGCCGCGCCTCAAAGTGATTGCAAACGATGCGAACACGCACGTCGCGCTAACCACGTCGATGGTGCTGCCGCTCGTCGAAATGATGGCGCAGCAGGATGCGGATTTCGCGAAGTTCGATTGGATCGCCGTGGATACCGTGCAAGATTCCGAAGCCGCGAATTGGCATGGTCCCGTCTCGACCACTGATGCGGTGGCGTTTCTTCAGTACACTTCAGGCTCGACGTCGGACCCGAAGGGCGTCATGGTCACGCACGGAAACTTGCTCTACAACCTGTGGGACATGTCCTACTACTGGCACTCCGAACAACCGGAAGCGAGCCAAGTCACCTGGCTGCCTGCGTACCACGACATGGGTCTGATCTTTGGGTTGTTGCTTCCGATCTACCGCAAGCTGCCCTGCTATGTCATGTCGCCGCTCGATTTCCTTCAGCATCCCGCGCGGTGGCTGCAGGCGATATCGAAATACCGCGCAACGTGGAGCGTGGGGCCCAACTTCGCGTACGACTTGTGCGCGCGAAAGGTCACGCCGGAGCAGAAGGCGTCGCTCGATCTGTCATGCTGGGTGGCGGCCGCGAACGGTTCGGAACCGATCCGCATCGAAACGCTGGAACGGTTCGTCGAGGCTTTCCGGGAATGCGGCGTCTCGTGGAGCATCTTCAAATCCGGCTACGGTCTTGCCGAGGCGACGCTGAAAGTCAGCGGAACGCGGCCGGACCTCGAGACCGATGTGCTGACCGTTTCCTCAGCCGAGTTGATCAAGCACCGTGTCGTAGTCATGGAGCGCGGCGCGCCCGGATCGCGGACGTTGGTTTCCAGCGGCGCGTCGCACCTGCAGACGCGCACGATTATCGTTGATTCGGAGACCGGGATTCAGTGCAAGCCCGGTACCGTCGGCGAAATTTGGGTCAGTGGGCCTACCGTCGCGAAGGGCTACTATAACAACGAACGTGAAACCGAACGCGTGTTCAACGCGCGCCTTTCCGATACGAGTGAAGGACCGTTCCTGCGCACGGGCGATCTTGGCTTCATCCACAATGGCAACGTTTACGTTACCGGCCGAATTAAGGACGTCATTATTGTGGATGGTGCGAACCACTACCCGCAGGACATCGAGGAGACCGTCGAAAAAGCGCACGCGGCGATTCGTCCCGGTTGTGTCATTTCGTTCCCGGTGGACGAAAATGGCGCCGAAAACGTCGTCGTTGTCGCGGAGGCTGGCGGCATTGTGGACGCCGAGGGCGCCGCGCCGGTGTTCGCCGCCGTGCGAAAGGCTGTCGCGCGCGACCACGACTTGCGCGTGCACAAAGTGTGTGTGATAACGCCGCGCTCGATTACCAAGACGAGCAGCGGCAAACTGCAGCGCCAGGCGTGCAAGCGGGGCTTCCTCGACGGCACGCTGGACGTCGTCGCCATCGGGTAA
- a CDS encoding PhzF family phenazine biosynthesis protein, which yields MRLPIYQIDAFTGQVFGGNPAAVCPLERWLPAEQMQAIAAENNLAETAYFVKEGEAFRLRWFTPTVEVDLCGHATLAAAYVLFECLGYSGDRVTFQSQSGPLTVVQRGALLEMDFPSRPPEQCAVHPELVPALGKDPVSVTASRDYLCVFESAEEVLALNPDFTRLKQIDRFAVIATAPGTDCDFVSRFFAPAQGVDEDPVTGSAHCTLVPYWSKRLGKRSLHARQVSRRGGELFCEDRDDRVAIAGNAVLYMRGEIEIA from the coding sequence GTGCGGCTTCCCATTTACCAGATAGACGCATTTACCGGACAGGTATTCGGCGGAAACCCGGCGGCGGTCTGCCCACTGGAGCGGTGGCTTCCCGCAGAGCAAATGCAGGCCATCGCCGCGGAGAACAACCTGGCGGAGACCGCCTACTTCGTCAAGGAAGGCGAGGCATTCAGGCTTCGATGGTTTACTCCGACGGTCGAAGTAGACTTGTGTGGACACGCCACGCTCGCAGCAGCGTATGTGCTTTTCGAGTGCCTTGGCTACTCCGGCGACAGAGTAACGTTTCAATCGCAGAGCGGCCCACTTACCGTTGTTCAACGAGGCGCGTTGCTGGAAATGGATTTCCCCAGCCGGCCGCCGGAACAGTGTGCCGTTCACCCCGAACTCGTCCCCGCGCTGGGTAAGGACCCAGTATCGGTTACTGCGTCGCGCGATTACCTTTGCGTGTTCGAGTCCGCGGAGGAGGTGCTTGCCCTCAACCCGGACTTCACCCGGTTGAAACAGATCGATCGCTTCGCCGTCATCGCCACCGCGCCGGGAACCGATTGCGATTTCGTCTCCCGTTTCTTTGCCCCAGCACAAGGCGTCGACGAAGACCCCGTAACCGGATCGGCGCACTGCACGCTCGTACCGTACTGGTCAAAGCGCCTCGGCAAGCGATCGCTTCATGCGCGGCAAGTTTCCCGCCGGGGCGGCGAACTCTTCTGCGAGGACAGGGATGATCGCGTGGCGATTGCGGGAAACGCAGTCCTGTATATGCGGGGTGAGATTGAGATCGCGTAG
- a CDS encoding NAD(P)H-hydrate epimerase, with protein sequence MDERVVRYVTAAEMREIDRRCIEEIGIPGAVLMNNAGAAVFREIERGPVGVVCGKGNNGGDGFVVARFALLAGLETRVVLIADPAVIVGDAAAYLRVYQNLGGAIRVAQTEDQAADAVRELSDCAVLVDALLGTGTQGEVRGPIRAAIDAWPGVRTIAVDLPSGLNADTGEVCGNCIRADVTVTFQFQKCGFTNPNARTYLGRVVVADIGIPAVCGPAE encoded by the coding sequence GTGGACGAAAGAGTCGTCCGCTATGTAACCGCGGCGGAAATGCGCGAAATTGATCGCAGGTGCATAGAAGAGATTGGCATTCCCGGTGCAGTGCTGATGAATAACGCGGGCGCCGCGGTGTTCCGCGAGATTGAACGTGGCCCGGTCGGCGTGGTCTGCGGCAAGGGCAACAACGGCGGCGATGGATTCGTGGTCGCGCGGTTTGCGCTCCTGGCCGGCCTCGAAACGCGGGTCGTTCTAATAGCCGATCCCGCGGTGATCGTAGGCGACGCGGCGGCGTACCTGCGCGTTTACCAAAACCTCGGGGGGGCGATTCGCGTCGCGCAAACCGAGGACCAAGCAGCAGACGCCGTTCGCGAACTCTCCGACTGCGCGGTGCTCGTGGACGCGCTGCTTGGCACTGGAACTCAGGGTGAGGTCAGAGGCCCCATCCGCGCCGCCATCGATGCGTGGCCCGGCGTGCGCACGATCGCGGTCGATTTACCCTCCGGCCTAAACGCCGATACGGGCGAGGTCTGTGGCAATTGCATCCGAGCGGACGTAACGGTCACGTTTCAGTTTCAAAAGTGCGGCTTCACCAATCCGAACGCGCGGACTTACCTCGGCAGGGTGGTTGTCGCCGATATCGGCATCCCGGCGGTGTGTGGTCCAGCCGAATAA